The window GCATGCGCCTCGCCGACCGCGACGATCCGGCCCTGCGCAATCACCACAAGGCCGTCTTCGATATAACGATAGCTGTGCTCCGCGCCAGCCAGCCGCGGATCGGCATGGAAACTCAGCACACGCCCGCGCAACACGCGCTCGGCGCCGGAAAACAGGGATGGGCAGACGTGGGACGTCACGGCAGGCGCTCCTTCAGTCGCAGCAGGGCAATGCGCTCGACCTGGCGGAGCGCTTCGTTGAATTCGGCCTCGATCTCGTTGCCGAGGCGGGTCTTGAAGATGCGGAGGATGTCCGCCTTGCCGTGTCCCTTCACCGCCAGGATGAAAGGGAAACCGAAGCGGGCGCGATAGGCGTCGTTCAGCGCAGTGAACTCGGCAAGCTCCGCCGGCGTCAGCGTGTCGAGGCCGGCGCCGCTCTGTTCCCAGGTGGAATCGGCGGTGAGTTCGCCCGCCAGCGCAAGCCGTCCGGCCAAATCAGGGTGCGCATCGATCAGAGCGCGCTTGCGCTGCTGCGGCAGATCGCGCATCGCCGCGGTCAAACTCGTATGTAGTCCCTCCGCGGTATCGTCCCGCGACGACAGTCCGGCGCGATGGGCGGCTTCCGCGATCTCCGGCGAATGCTCGAACACGTCGCCGAAACTCTCCACGAACAGCGCCCGCGGCATCCGGCTCGGGCGCAGGCCGGCGGGCGGATGGTGCCGAACCCAGTGCCGGGCGATGTCGATCCGACGCGCCATCCAGACCTGGGGATGCGACGCCACGTAATCGAGAAAACGCATCAGGGCGGCGATTCGCCCCGGCCGGCCGATCAGGCGGCAATGCAGCCCGATCGACAGCATCTTCGGCGCCTCCTCGCCCTCGGCATAGAGCACATCGAAGGAATCCTTCAGGTAGTTGAAAAACTGGTCGCCGGCATTGAAGCCCTGCGCGGTGGCGAAGCGCATGTCGTTGGCATCGAGCGTATAGGGCACGATCAGATGCGGTCCATGCGGTCCCTCGATCCAGTACGGCAGATCGTCGGCATAGGAATCCGACGAATAGAGAAAACCACCCTCCTCCATCACCAGCTGCGTGGTGTGTTCGGAGCAGCGGCCGAGATACCAGCCGGTCGGCCGCTCGCCGGTGACCTCGCGATGCAGGCGGATCGCCTGGCGCAGATGCTCGCGCTCATCCGCGACACTGAGATCCTTGTACTCGATCCACTTGTAGCCATGGCTTGCGATCTCCCAGCCGGCTTCGCGCAT is drawn from Bradyrhizobium prioriisuperbiae and contains these coding sequences:
- the puuE gene encoding allantoinase PuuE; the protein is MATTLDYPRDLIGHGQYPPRVTWPGNARIAVQIVLNYEEGGENCVLHGDAASEAFLSEIVGAQPWPGQRHMNMESIYEYGSRAGFWRLWRLFTGRNIPVTVYGVATALERAPAITAAMREAGWEIASHGYKWIEYKDLSVADEREHLRQAIRLHREVTGERPTGWYLGRCSEHTTQLVMEEGGFLYSSDSYADDLPYWIEGPHGPHLIVPYTLDANDMRFATAQGFNAGDQFFNYLKDSFDVLYAEGEEAPKMLSIGLHCRLIGRPGRIAALMRFLDYVASHPQVWMARRIDIARHWVRHHPPAGLRPSRMPRALFVESFGDVFEHSPEIAEAAHRAGLSSRDDTAEGLHTSLTAAMRDLPQQRKRALIDAHPDLAGRLALAGELTADSTWEQSGAGLDTLTPAELAEFTALNDAYRARFGFPFILAVKGHGKADILRIFKTRLGNEIEAEFNEALRQVERIALLRLKERLP